One stretch of Paenibacillus sp. AN1007 DNA includes these proteins:
- a CDS encoding bifunctional glycosyltransferase family 2/GtrA family protein yields the protein MIIAREKEETIILIPSLEPDDRLLSYVRQLQDYGFTKLVVVDDGSGEAYQSIFEELEDNGCALLRHTENQGKGEALKTGFRYIVQHYGRAHYVVTADSDGQHAAEDVYRIAQEAKRHPDDLLLGVRDFSEGGIPPKSLLGNRMTSFIFALLYGKKLSDTQTGLRAFSTGLLPFMLNVRGKRFEYELQMLISCIQSGITIQTVPIQVIYENGNAGTHFKAIQDSARVMGVLFANFFRFISSSLASSVVDLGIAWFLIDFLRPIMGEQHYLRILLATVIARVISIVVNYVLNKYFVFRKEDSRGSLWRYLTLCGLIILLSSTGVYLSHTLFLVDEKAAKFVCDAILFLLSFQLQRRWVFAARRQQQ from the coding sequence ATGATTATAGCTAGAGAAAAGGAAGAGACGATCATCCTTATTCCTTCCCTGGAACCAGATGATAGACTTTTATCCTATGTACGTCAGCTGCAGGATTATGGTTTTACCAAATTAGTTGTTGTAGATGATGGTTCTGGTGAAGCCTACCAGTCCATCTTCGAAGAATTAGAAGACAATGGGTGTGCGCTGCTGAGGCATACGGAGAATCAGGGGAAAGGTGAAGCACTGAAGACCGGATTTCGTTACATAGTACAGCACTACGGGCGGGCTCATTATGTTGTTACTGCGGATTCAGATGGCCAGCATGCAGCGGAGGACGTGTACCGAATTGCACAGGAAGCTAAGCGTCATCCCGATGATCTGCTGCTTGGTGTGCGGGATTTCAGTGAGGGCGGCATTCCCCCCAAGTCTTTGCTTGGGAACCGAATGACTTCGTTTATTTTTGCCCTGTTATACGGTAAGAAACTATCGGATACCCAGACAGGGCTTCGCGCCTTCAGCACAGGGTTATTGCCGTTTATGCTGAATGTGCGCGGCAAACGGTTTGAATATGAGCTGCAGATGCTGATCTCCTGTATTCAGTCCGGGATCACCATCCAGACGGTGCCCATTCAGGTAATCTACGAAAACGGTAATGCTGGTACGCATTTCAAAGCCATTCAGGATAGTGCTCGGGTGATGGGGGTACTGTTTGCGAATTTCTTCCGTTTCATCTCGTCGTCGCTGGCCAGCTCCGTGGTCGATCTGGGCATTGCCTGGTTTCTGATCGACTTTCTGCGTCCGATCATGGGGGAACAGCATTATTTAAGAATTCTGCTCGCCACCGTTATCGCGCGTGTGATATCTATTGTTGTGAATTACGTGCTCAATAAGTATTTTGTATTCCGGAAGGAAGACAGCCGGGGGAGTCTTTGGCGTTATTTGACGCTGTGCGGCTTGATTATTCTGCTGTCGAGCACCGGTGTTTATTTATCGCATACCCTATTCCTTGTGGATGAGAAGGCGGCGAAGTTTGTATGTGACGCGATCTTGTTTCTGCTCAGCTTCCAACTGCAGCGGAGATGGGTATTTGCGGCAAGGAGGCAGCAGCAGTAG
- a CDS encoding glycosyltransferase family 2 protein: MQNEKRQNVFFIITMILMTIYLIWRAFFTLPWGEGVLNVIFGMLLIAAETITVGTTFELFFQKMQKKRAQLDFPVIPDEYYPHVDVFIATHNEPVDLLYKTVNACTFMDYPDKSKVHIYLCDDGARPAVEELANQFGVGYLGFPGNKDAKSGNLNNALSKTSSPLIATFDADMIPQHTFLMKTVPYFMLSTFIEENGEWRLRREDEIDPTFKLGLVQTPQSFYNPDLFQFNLYAEQGIPNEQDFFSREVNILRNASNAVAYTGSNTVISRQGMMDIGGFPLNTITEDFETSIRLQQEGYITYATQEVQAAGQTTTTIPSMIKQRIRWARGIIQSLQNTRAPFSRKLPFWTRVTYVSSFLYWWSFFNRLIFILSPILFALFDFQIVNTTFWQILIFWLPSYFFYSLSMRYLSSNIRNQRWSQVIDTIFMPYLIWPVILETVGIRERKFKVTNKSRSTGRQWMASLKYALPHIFLLLLSIAAIIRYVNGKYGMALFFSSIIIFWLVHNMIALFYALFFMIGRRAYRENERIRAQEELTIRYPDSPLRYEAQTVDLSENGIAFYVPYPIYLPEQKTISLMVQSSRYEANLDAVIVYVKADGEGWRYSATVQPISEADNRQYMQLIYDRKHSLPEQMNLWDTAYDDMLRNVKKRIVQPRPDQRKMPRLSLHLPVTFTNHASCTLLSFNYRFFSATGLQGKIAEGSEVIFYTVSNIEVVLRHTGKTTANKREVLLSVENIDEILGRGLIDQLLSDLIRPQAERFTKEG, from the coding sequence GTGCAGAACGAGAAAAGACAAAATGTATTTTTCATCATTACGATGATCCTCATGACGATCTATTTGATCTGGCGTGCGTTCTTTACGCTTCCATGGGGAGAAGGTGTGCTGAATGTCATATTTGGCATGCTGCTCATTGCAGCCGAGACCATCACGGTAGGAACAACCTTCGAGTTATTTTTCCAAAAGATGCAGAAGAAGCGGGCTCAGCTCGATTTTCCGGTGATTCCGGACGAATATTACCCGCATGTTGATGTATTTATAGCAACCCATAATGAACCTGTTGACCTCTTATATAAAACTGTGAATGCCTGTACGTTTATGGATTACCCGGACAAGTCGAAGGTACACATCTACCTGTGTGATGACGGTGCAAGACCAGCAGTGGAGGAACTGGCGAATCAGTTCGGTGTAGGCTATCTGGGGTTCCCCGGCAACAAGGATGCCAAATCAGGCAACCTGAACAATGCGCTGAGCAAGACATCTTCTCCCCTGATTGCAACCTTTGATGCAGATATGATTCCGCAGCATACGTTTCTGATGAAAACAGTCCCTTATTTTATGCTCTCCACATTTATTGAAGAAAATGGAGAATGGCGCCTACGGCGTGAAGATGAGATCGACCCCACCTTTAAGCTGGGGCTGGTTCAGACACCGCAGAGTTTCTACAACCCGGATCTGTTCCAGTTTAATCTCTATGCGGAGCAGGGCATCCCGAATGAACAGGATTTCTTCTCCCGTGAAGTGAATATTCTGCGCAATGCATCTAATGCGGTTGCATATACGGGCAGTAATACGGTAATTTCCCGGCAGGGAATGATGGATATCGGGGGCTTCCCGCTGAATACCATCACGGAGGATTTCGAGACAAGCATCCGGCTGCAGCAGGAAGGTTACATCACGTATGCCACGCAGGAGGTGCAGGCTGCGGGCCAGACGACTACCACGATTCCGAGTATGATCAAACAGCGGATTCGCTGGGCGAGGGGCATTATTCAGAGTCTGCAAAATACACGCGCACCCTTCTCCCGAAAGCTTCCTTTCTGGACCAGAGTGACCTATGTGAGCAGTTTTTTGTATTGGTGGTCTTTTTTTAATCGACTGATCTTTATCCTTTCTCCAATTCTATTTGCTTTGTTTGATTTTCAGATTGTAAATACAACCTTCTGGCAGATTCTGATCTTCTGGCTGCCGTCGTATTTCTTCTATAGTCTGTCGATGCGTTATCTGTCCAGCAACATACGAAATCAGCGATGGAGTCAGGTCATTGATACGATCTTTATGCCTTATCTAATCTGGCCTGTCATTCTGGAAACGGTCGGTATCCGGGAGCGAAAGTTCAAGGTAACGAATAAAAGTCGTTCAACCGGACGCCAGTGGATGGCCTCACTGAAATATGCGCTTCCGCATATCTTTTTGCTGCTGCTGTCCATCGCCGCAATCATCCGGTATGTTAATGGCAAGTACGGCATGGCTCTGTTTTTCAGCAGCATTATTATCTTCTGGCTCGTTCACAATATGATAGCCTTGTTCTACGCCTTGTTCTTCATGATCGGGCGCCGTGCATACCGGGAGAATGAGCGGATTCGGGCACAGGAGGAGCTCACGATTCGTTATCCAGACAGCCCACTGCGTTATGAGGCGCAAACTGTCGACCTGTCAGAGAACGGCATCGCATTCTATGTACCGTACCCGATCTACCTACCAGAGCAGAAGACAATCTCTTTGATGGTCCAATCGAGTCGATATGAAGCGAATCTGGATGCTGTTATCGTGTATGTCAAAGCAGATGGGGAAGGCTGGCGCTATTCGGCTACGGTCCAACCGATCAGTGAGGCGGATAATCGCCAATACATGCAGCTCATCTATGACCGGAAGCATTCGCTGCCAGAGCAGATGAATCTATGGGATACTGCGTATGATGACATGCTGCGCAATGTGAAAAAACGGATTGTTCAGCCTAGACCCGATCAGCGGAAGATGCCGAGACTTTCCCTCCATCTTCCCGTAACGTTCACGAACCATGCGAGCTGTACGCTGTTGAGCTTCAATTATCGTTTCTTCTCTGCGACCGGGCTGCAGGGCAAAATAGCCGAGGGGTCAGAGGTTATCTTTTATACGGTCAGTAATATCGAAGTGGTCTTGAGACATACCGGTAAAACAACGGCGAACAAACGTGAAGTGCTTCTCTCCGTGGAGAACATCGATGAGATTCTGGGGCGTGGTTTGATTGATCAACTGCTGAGTGATTTGATCCGTCCGCAGGCTGAGCGGTTCACCAAAGAGGGTTAG